From a region of the Eretmochelys imbricata isolate rEreImb1 chromosome 6, rEreImb1.hap1, whole genome shotgun sequence genome:
- the LOC144266759 gene encoding uncharacterized protein LOC144266759 has protein sequence MMAEDSPKRRKANFNEAETEVLIEQVLKHEQMLFAAGPGRASPGQKRRVWELIRHKVNPVAACPRDVEDLKKRWRDLKRRDRSKLCRLSQGCGPAGHSGGLGLLLCTEEMPQPGPQPDHQRAYGSALGPAEAVPIVGGIDTLDLPGASVVDLGFTDDPGPSHQPCLEKMNLKEEIVVKVVEPEESSEDMAVVPPSQEQLPFLGTAGSGLSGKVKAKTKGRSQTDQNEITEEDLMQIQQNQMQVIQSGFDSVNHNLRLLQQGMQDLSNSLSIMAHTLVAIKNVYVKNNTGPTTYATTSTQTTAGYLSPGSPQISPAEDRGRAQVAGSSSRSSSCSSSSMSQEPGPSEFPRPPLRTIKKEHPNGCYYFCFADV, from the exons ATGATGGCCGAGGACTCGCCCAAGCGGCGCAAAGCCAATTTCAACGAGGCGGAGACCGAGGTGCTGATCGAGCAGGTGCTGAAGCACGAGCAGATGCTGTTCGCAGCGGGGCCGGGCCGCGCCTCCCCGGGCCAGAAGCGGCGGGTCTGGGAGCTGATCCGGCACAAGGTGAACCCGGTGGCCGCCTGCCCCCGCGACGTGGAGGATCTCAAGAAGCGCTGGAGGGATCTGAAGCGGCGCGACCGCAGCAAGCTCTGCCGCCTCTCGCAGGGCTGCGGCCCCGCCGGCCACTCCGGCGGGCTCGGCCTGCTGCTGTGCACGGAGGAGATGCCCCAGCCCGGCCCGCAGCCCGACCACCAGCGCGCCTACGGCTCCGCGCTCGGCCCCGCCGAGGCCGTGCCCATCGTGGGCGGAATCGACACGCTGGATCTGCCCGGAGCCTCCGTGGTGGACCTCG GGTTTACAGATGATCCTGGTCCATCCCACCAACCCTGTCTTGAGAAGATGAACTTAAAAGAGGAAATAGTAGTGAAGGTAGTGGAGCCAGAAGAAAGTTCTGAGGACATGGCTGTGGTTCCACCTAGCCAGGAGCAACTGCCCTTTCTGGGAACAGCTGGGAGTGGTTTGTCTGGGAAAgtaaaagccaaaacaaaaggcCGGTCTCAGACAGACCAAAATGAAATTACGGAAGAGGACCTAATGCAGATCCAGCAGAACCAGATGCAGGTGATCCAGTCTGGCTTTGACAGTGTCAACCACAACCTTCGGCTGCTGCAGCAAGGCATGCAAGATCTCAGCAACAGCCTCAGTATTATGGCACACACATTGGTGGCTATCAAAAATGTTTATGTGAAAAACAACACTGGCCCAACCACCTATGCCACCACCTCTACTCAGACCACAGCAGGGTACCTGAGTCCTGGGTCTCCCCAGATCTCCCCAGCTGAGGACAGAGGCAGAGCACAGGTGGCTGGAAGTAGCAGCAGAAGCAGTAGCTGCAGTTCCAGCTCTATGTCTCAAGAACCAGGCCCTTCGGAATTTCCTAGACCACCCCTGAGAACCATTAAGAAAGAACATCCAAATGGCTGCTACTATTTCTGTTTTGCAGATGTGTAA